In a genomic window of Pseudomonas oryzihabitans:
- a CDS encoding cold-shock protein has product MSTRQTGTVKWFNDEKGFGFITPQSGPDVFVHYRSIQGNGFKSLQEGQAVSFLVVQGQKGLQADEVQVI; this is encoded by the coding sequence ATGTCTACTCGCCAAACTGGCACCGTCAAGTGGTTCAACGACGAGAAAGGCTTCGGCTTCATCACCCCCCAGAGCGGCCCGGACGTTTTCGTTCACTACCGTTCCATCCAGGGTAACGGCTTCAAGAGCCTGCAAGAAGGCCAGGCTGTTTCCTTCCTGGTCGTGCAAGGCCAGAAAGGCCTGCAGGCCGATGAGGTGCAGGTGATCTAA